The genomic window CTGGCTCCAGGGTTATGTAATGTATCTGTGTTTTGCTTGGAGCCCTTAGGGTAGCAAGCAAGAAATGTGTCTGACTCTCTCAGGTGTACAGGATGTGAGGGGGTATCTGTACGTCTTTAGAGGAAAGAGGTATGTGAGTGAGTTTAACAGTCATATGTCTGCCTTACAGAATTTGTGAGGAAACTTTTATTAGATGAATATTTGAGACAACAGTGACTTGACAGGCAGATTCCTACACACATACAGGAGCAAATAAAGTTCTCACATGCACATAGGGATATATCCAATTGAGTGTTTGAACAAGGAGGCTATAATATGGAGTCTTCTCTTGTTCCTAAAGCATCATCTGTCCCTTGTTTGGTCGGGTAACTATGTGACATTTCTCCCCTGCAGACATCTCGAGAATGAAAGCAAGTACTTGGAAGTTGAAGAGGACGGGAAGACGGTATCTATCCATGTTAATGGTAAATTTGAGTGGGCTGTATTATGCCTTGTAACAGGTGTTGAATGCTTACCTCAGTGTGTATAGGGCACCACTGAGGAGCCTGATTTTCAGAAAGCATGCTTTCCCTGTTGAAAATTGAGACACCCAGAAAATTCTgactcagggttttttttgtttccttttgtttgaaAACCACCTTATTCTCTCACAGCTCAttaggcaaacaaaacaaaacaaaacaacaacccaataagaAAACATGTTCTTTGTCCTGTGAATTATAGGTAAGGATGATTAGCTCTGCAAGCAAACAAATGactgaacaaatgaatgaatgaataaaggtGCAGGATTTATGCCAAATATAGTCAAATCTGGAATAAACAATGGAAAAGACATGgacaaattaaaaatataataaatcaaagaTAAGGCAACAAGATCAAAGGgcagggcaggtgtgtgtgtgtgtgtgtgtgtgtgtgtgtgtacagcccTACTATATATCAACTTTGTCTCTCATTCAGTGGCCAACACCATTAACAATTCTCTATTCTCAACATACCCTTAATGCAAATAGGATATAAGGGTGACAAAAAGGATTGGATCTAGACTTAGTCGTGCTTAGAGCAGACCCACAGAAATCTCAAGTTGATTGTGACTATCTTAAGTTGCACAGATTTCTGTGGTTCTGCTCTAAGGATTATGAAGTCTGAATGCAACAGAATGTAACAGAATAGTTAACATTATTGTCAGTGAGTAATCAGAATTCTGGTTGTTTACATGCTCTCCAAATTTCATTCTATGAGAGAAACATAAACCATGCCCTGAAAATGTGTGATAATTTTTAATCATGCTGGACATGGAAAGAGTGTGTTAATGCAGATCCTAGGCTTATTTCTGTAGCTCCATCGCTGAAACAGACCTCCAGTTGACCATTCTATTCTGGCTCTTGCAGGCATACCTGTTTACGAtagagaaattcacacaaacaaATGGGATTACAGGTTGAACAGGGGCCACTATTACCCAGAAAAGAATCAGTTTTGGACATGTGAAAGGCGTCAATGGGCAGAAGGCTGGCGGCGCTGGGCAAGCCAATGGCGAAACTGGGCAGAAGAGTGTCGAGACTGGGCTGAAGGAAACCAACACGAGAAAGACAAGTGCTTTTCTGGGGCTAATGCTGGTCCAAAGGCTAGTGAGGAACATCTCAGGTCAGACAGGGGTTGTCCTAGGCCAGGGGAAGGGAAATGTGATCTGAAACAGGGACTATTTCACCCAGAAGTGGAACACTCCAAGTCAGATAAAGGGTATTTTGTGTTTCCCAAGCCAGGTGAGAATTCTGGACTGGACGAAGGGCACCtcaaggcaaacaagaggcaaCAGAGAGTGGACGAGGGGCACCCCCCATCAGATAAGAACAACCCAGGAGTTGTTAGGCTGGGGGAGGGACATGCAGATCAGGATGAGGGGCATGCCACAAGGAAAAAAGAGCAGCCCAGGCCAGATAAGGGGTCCCTCAGTCACAAGAAACCAGAACCTTTGTGTAATGAATCAGCTACGAAGCGCAAGGTGTTTTCTGAACACAACCCTCAGGCTGGGAATAGGAAGCATCATGCTGGGAAACAGAAGCAACAGGCAGAAAGAAGCAACCCACGTGCTGTGAAAAGTGAAAAGCTGCTCAGAAAGAATGAGCAGAAGGATGAAAAGCCAGAGTCCAAAGGTGAGAAGCACAGGCTTACTTTAGAGTCTGAACCAGGGAAGGGAACAGAGTTCAATGGTATGAAGGGAAAGGCTTGTGCTGATACTGAAGTGGCTCCTCAAACAAATCTGACTTCCTCTGGTGGCAAAGTGCTGCCACTGAAAAGGAAAGAGCCCCAGATTCGGGCAAGAAAGCCATATGGCAAGAGGAGCAAGTCTCAAGCTGGAAGGAGGTCATCGCACCGTGGTAGAAGCAAGTCCCGGGCAGGGAAGAATAGGGTGCCTGATGGACAAAGTAAGGGAGAGCCTGAAGGGAACAGCTCATCTAAAGGACTCCATGGAGAACAGCCTGAGGGCAACAACTTAGCTAAAGAACCCGTTAAAGGAAAGCCTGGGGTGAACAACCCAGTTGAAGGACACAATTTGGGAGAGCCTAAGGAGAATGACTCATCTAATGTACCCAATAAAGGAGAGCCTGGGAGGAACGACTCAGTTGAAGGACGCAGTTTAGGAGAGCCTGAGGGGAATGGCTCAGCTAATGGAAGCAGGGAGGTGCCTCCTGAGGGGAAGCAGACACATGCAGATTCTAAGACTGCACTGCAAGGTCGGAAAAAGGGACCTCTATCAGCTCTCCTGGGGGGTGACATTTCTCTCCCAACAAAACACAGACTTCTCAGAAGAACGGCACAATGTCGCCTCTTATCTGAAATCCAGGGTGAAAAGCATCAGTACATATCTGAAACGAGCCAGTTCATCAGCATGAATGGCCAACGGAGAAGGAGACTGACTAAACGCCCTCAGTCTGGTACACAACTTCCAAATATTGAAGGCCAGAAACTTGGAGCGAATCAGTTCCCAAATGTGATTCATTGACCAGGGGCATGATCAAGCTAGCTGGCACACATGTAAGCTCACCGTCTTGCTCACTGATTTGTGATCACCTCTGACTTCGGTGTTCACACCAGGCAGTACAGGGCCCCACATTTGCTGGGCTGCAATAGGAAGCAGAGTTTCCAGAGATTGTGGCCGGTAAGGGAGGTGTGTTTTTCAATAAAGGCAGTAATGTAACTCTCACAATTTCTTAGTATGTGCTTATTATTCGGTAAGAAACAGGATATATACTCAGGAGATGCCGAGCTAGCTCTAGATTTATAAATTCCACATGAACCTGATTTCCCCCATAATCAGGATAGATTTTGGTTTGCTTAGCATCAGCTCACTTTTAATTCACCTGTGTTTCTATCTATGTTTGTAGATTACAGGATAGGCAAGTACACAGAGATGGGCCTTGCAAGTTGCAATTTGGGACCTGATATTGCCTAGGCTTTCTTAACCATGGAGGAAATACATAGCATTTCCAGCCCTAATCcataaagcgggggggggggggggaggctgaggtccaactccgagggccttctagtggttccctcactgagaaggcacagggccttctcagtagcggtgcctgccctgtggaacaccctctcaccagatgtcaaaaagataaataactatatgacttttagaatatgtctgaaggcagccctctatagggaagttttttttaaaaaaaaaagttttatgttttattgtgtttttatattttgctggaagcctcccagagtggctggggcaacccagtcagatgggcagcatataagtACTACTACTAATAGTGCTATTAGTTATGTTGAGGGCCATGTTCCCTCAGGGATAATCCATTGGAGGCCACATGCAGCCAGTAGGCTGGACCATCGTCAAAGGGAGCCATTATAACAATTTCTCTGCTACATTTGTATTAGGCAGAGCCCCAAGTGTGCATGTACGCTGCCTTGGTTGGGTTCCATGAAAGAAgaagggtggtggaggaagaaaatgaaataaaatgaacaaaGTGGGCAGAGGCAGAATCAAATCTCTCTCAATGTTTCTCTCCACTCTGTACATTTTGGCCCTTGCCCATTCCACCCCTCTCCATTAACATAGGCCAGAATGGATTGCTTGTGAAGGGTTTCTTCCCTTCCATCGCTTCATCTCTTTTGGCTGTGTAATTTTCTTCTCCCTTACCTGCCCTTCTTCACTTTCTCTGGGCCCCACAATGCTCCATGGCTTTCAGCAACACATGAGACAGCagtgctagcattataaccagtaaGACTAACACAATAAACCCCACATCTCAATGCAGCCATAGATGCAATGCCTTTACCTGATGCAATATTAGCATCTCAGGGGAAATATACAAAGGTAGCCATTGTAACAATTTCTCTGTGACATTTGTGTTAGGCAAATGTGAATGTGATTCCTCTGGTGTTTGTTGCTCCCGTGTCATGTTATATTAAATTTGACATGGCGCAGATCCTTAAAACATTAATTCCCATCTTCCGGTGATGAGATACACCGTAGCAATCCTATCATGTTCTATAATTTATTTTGAGGCAGTTCACAAGCATCTTTTAATGATTTGTTTATCTTCTCTGAAACGATTAACACATCACTCTTCAAAGGTCCTTATTAGATAACTAACATGCCACCGGGGGCTTAATAACTGAGTTATTGGGCATGAAATTATTAGACGGACAAAACTCAGGTTCTGGGTGAagctgaaaatgtatttttacGCTGTCAATTATGATGTGATTCTAGGGTTCAGCATCTGCAGCATCACTTTGAGCTATAACTGGGCTATTGTTGCGGGGAATCTAAATATCATCCCTCAAGAGCACTTACACTGTGGATACATTTTTATTTCACAGCACCCAAATTATAATATTTTGTCTCTGCAAGCATGATAATTTCTCCTGTGGGTAGTACACTTACCATGATAGTTTGCATAGTCTGGACTAGTTGTACAAATGTCAAGATAAACGATAGGCTTGACTTCATGACTATTATAGTACTGTCACAAACAGTATAACTTCCTTTCTATGTGCAGTGACTGTACCATTTTGtaactttaaaaatgtgtgcacGTGCATGCATGGATCAAACAACTGATctagtttactcagaagtgagccccaCTTTGTTCAATAGGACTTTCTTCCCAGTGTGTTGTAGAGTGCAGCCTTTCAGTGCAATCCCACACAGTACATATCTTTTATTTCAATAGggcaggtaagtgtgcatatgattgcagcctttGTTCATACTGTAACCTCTTAAAAATTGCAGTTTTTTTCCCATGGATGGTGAAATTCTTCATGAATAGTGTTATTGACCTTCCTTGGAAATGTAAATCATCATAGTGCAGCTGTTTATTGATTGTACCAAggtgtggttttattttaaaatgccttgTACTCCAAAATGGTTTAAACTGTGTGCAGTGTTACTAAATCAAAGAGCAgataaaagagaaaacaaattgAGAAGATGGAAACATGTGCTGTTCTAATACGTGAACTTTCAAGAAATATTCAAAGGACAATAGTTTGAACAAATTGATTTTGTGTTTTAAGGTCAGAAGTGGGCCTGACTGTTTTGTAAATCACATGGCTTGTGGGGGAATCTTTTTGAACTTacagttttattgatttttttctgGGGACGGGGGGAACATGTTTACCAATAGGAAAGGAATGTTATGACCATAATAATGACAATGGATTATATCCAGCTAAGTCAGACTCAGTGGAAACGCATTGACATGTCCTACTTAattgcattgatttcaatgggtctactctgtaacttagttgaatacaaacCCAGTGATGTCATTGTCTCCAGTGGGAAGCCATCAGGGTGGGAGGTGGCTCCACTGTTAGGCCAGGTACTGTGACCCTGACCCAGCCTGGGTGGGTGGAAGTCTGGTTTTGGTGGGATCACCCAGAGTGGGAGGCAAGGGAACCAGTGCAGTTAAAGGCTTAGTATCTTCTGTCTGTGCTTATTACAGACCCTTAGTTTAACATCTGAAACCCTAACCTTCATGCTTTATGCGGTGTTATTAGTTGATGCTGTCAAGATTTGTCCGTGTGGGCATGTGACAGGGAGCTACAGCAATGGTGCTTCAGTGTTGCTGGTTCTGGGCAGGGGAAAGTATAGCATGAGTGAAAAGGCTAGCGATAATTTGGGCCAGAGGCCTAGATGTGGGGTCCCATCCTTTAACTGTAGGGGAACatgggcccccccaaaaaggagTGACAGCAAAACTCTAGGCCTTCTGGAGTTGGGGCCCAGATGGGAGAGTGGTTCCTGTGTGCAATAAATAGGTCACTTGCATGCCTTGGATggagatttacagtggtacctcgggttaagtacgcttcaggttaaaaactccgcttaagaacagaaatcgtgctctggcggcacagcagcagcaggaggtcccattagctaaagtggtgcttcaggttaagaacagtttcaggttaagaacggacctccggaatgaattaagtacttaacccgaggtaccactgtactctctgaaggagcagattCACAGTCTGGGCATGCTTTGGGACCCAGCTTTGTCACCAGAGGCTCAGGTGACGACAGTGGCTAGGATCACCTTTTATCATTCTTGGTTGGTGTGCCAGCTGCAACTGTTCTGGGACCAGGATAGCTTGACTGCAATACTCCAGGCACCGACAACTTCAAGATTGGGTTACTTCAATGCACTAGATGTAGTTACTATGATGCACTGCTTGTGATTGGTTTGGAAAATACAGTGCAGAGCAATGTAGCATGAATGTTCACAGGAGTGAAACCCTGTCCGTACATATATCACATCCTTGCTCAAGAGATCAGCACAGGCTGCCAATTTGTTACCAGGccaaattcaatatatttgtAGGTAAGGCTCTCAATAGCTTAGGAACCACTCTGCTGCTAGACTATTGAACAGAATAGTAACCACAAAAAGTGGCCTTTTCCTGACAGAAATGACTGTGTGCATCCACCCAAATAGTGGAAAACCCATTACAGAATTAGAGTGATTGACTTTGCCAATTATTAAAGAAGTTGTAAGAAGCTGGTATTTCCCCTGTAGatgaattaaattaaaattagatCTCAATGGCTTGTGAGCAAATAGTCTTTTTCAAAACCATCTGGTTTAAAGGTTGCAACCACCATTCAACCCTGTGAATTATGGGAAGTTTTAGCCACTTGCCACATCAGCAAGACAGGTTCTCTACCTCCTGCCCTTGCCTGGAGATTTCCTGGCAGTTACTGTTGTATAGATAGCACTGGGTTCGATGGACCAAGAGTCTTCCTCAGCATAAGAAAGCATCATAGAGGTATTGATTCAAATTTCATTTCCCTCACCCCAAATCTCAAAAAATGTCCTTATACCAACTGCAGTCTCTCAGCCATCCGGCATATGGGCTCAAAACACTCCGCTTATATTATGAAACATGCTTTCTACTTGGTATGGACAGAGGTCCTGAAATATGAATAGTCTACAACAATTATGAACAATGGCAAGCCTATCTAGGGTGCAGAAACAGGAATAAAAGCCGGCCTGTTTAGACTGAAAGAAGCTTGTCTCCTCTTCTGAAGTTAAGAACTGTCACATGGAACCATTAAATGTTTTGAATCTAAGCTGGTGTAAAATGGCATAACCCTGTCCAAGCCAAGGAGACTGTGTCAATTTATGCCAGGCAGTGAGTTGGGCCTAATTCATCTGGAGcgagcatcctgtttccacaataacacacacacacacacacacacacacacacacacacccctttaaaaaCCACCACTGCTGTGACAAATGGTGATTTCTGAAGTGCAACCCTCAAAAGCATGTAAAGCCTCTTTTTAAATCAATGGGCTACATTTACACACAAATGCGGACTGTCTATGCAAGCTTTTTAATTTGGCCAAGCTGGGAATAAGTAACTTCagttacttttttgttgttgttgacaaaaaaaaaagtttagctgCGGCTGCGGGGAGGTAAGGAGGGTGCGATGCAAAGTTTGCTTGTATTTTAAAGGTGGCTAAG from Lacerta agilis isolate rLacAgi1 chromosome 1, rLacAgi1.pri, whole genome shotgun sequence includes these protein-coding regions:
- the LOC117046225 gene encoding uncharacterized protein LOC117046225, whose translation is MDIMVDYYKILDVPQSASLSDIKRAYRSKVLRWHPDKNPDNRAEAEQKFKEVVEAYKVLSDRSTRNQYDGSSTEAFKETKRPEDEKHLSVFDHNGTKIFFTKQRSSSDFSVSFFSAPKRFHHFSIMTAFMNGKKITTKRHLENESKYLEVEEDGKTVSIHVNGIPVYDREIHTNKWDYRLNRGHYYPEKNQFWTCERRQWAEGWRRWASQWRNWAEECRDWAEGNQHEKDKCFSGANAGPKASEEHLRSDRGCPRPGEGKCDLKQGLFHPEVEHSKSDKGYFVFPKPGENSGLDEGHLKANKRQQRVDEGHPPSDKNNPGVVRLGEGHADQDEGHATRKKEQPRPDKGSLSHKKPEPLCNESATKRKVFSEHNPQAGNRKHHAGKQKQQAERSNPRAVKSEKLLRKNEQKDEKPESKGEKHRLTLESEPGKGTEFNGMKGKACADTEVAPQTNLTSSGGKVLPLKRKEPQIRARKPYGKRSKSQAGRRSSHRGRSKSRAGKNRVPDGQSKGEPEGNSSSKGLHGEQPEGNNLAKEPVKGKPGVNNPVEGHNLGEPKENDSSNVPNKGEPGRNDSVEGRSLGEPEGNGSANGSREVPPEGKQTHADSKTALQGRKKGPLSALLGGDISLPTKHRLLRRTAQCRLLSEIQGEKHQYISETSQFISMNGQRRRRLTKRPQSGTQLPNIEGQKLGANQFPNVIH